GGTTTGGTTGAGATGACTCGTAAGCGTACCCGTGAGTCGCTTGGGCAGCAGCTATGTGAGCCGTGCTCGACCTGTCAAGGACGTGGTTTTGTCAAAACAGCTGAAACCGTCTGCTTTGAGATATTCCGTGAAATTATGCGTTGCGCTCGTACTTACAACTCTCCCAAAAAGTTTACCGTTGTCGCCCATGCAGCTGTGATTGATTTATTACTGACTTCAGAGTCGGATACCGTAGCAGATTTAGAGTATCTACTCGGTAGAGTGATTACCTTTGATGTCGAAAATTTATATACCCAAGAGCAATATGATATTGTGTTGGACTGACATTATGGACTGAGCTTCTCGACTGAATTTTATATTAAGACTTGATATCGAATCATGGAAATTGAGTGCATTTGGTTGAATGGTTTAGCGTTGCTAGTTAGTAAGCCAATCGATTAAAAATTGAGAGAATTTGGTTTAAAAACCAATATTTATAGTAAATAGTTCTGTATATCATTGTAAATAAGCCTCTTGCAATCGTCTGATTATTATGTATAATACACACCACTGAATTATATATGCGCAGCCAATCAAACAGCTGGCGCTATGACAGCTAGAGCATCGTTTCTAGCACTATTTCATTATGCCTTTGCTGACATCCTATAATGGAAGGGTCGGCGGGGCTTTAAACTATTTTGCTTTTGGCACGCTATAAGTTCCGTTAAAGAACTCATTCTGGTTAAGAACAGAAGGCCGCTTTAAGTGAATATTTAACCAAACGGCTTTTGCTCATATCCTTGCAAAGCAAGAATGGCAAAAGCACATATTAGGAGCTTGCTGGCATGGCTAACCAGAGAATCCGTATCCGTCTTAAGTCTTTTGATCATCGTCTGATTGATCAATCTGCACAAGAGATCGTTGATACTGCAAAGCGCACCGGTGCGCAAGTTTGTGGTCCTGTACCGTTGCCGACTCGTATTGAGCGCTTCAACGTTCTAACTTCACCACACGTAAACAAAGACGCTCGTGATCAGTACGAAATCCGTACTCATAAGCGTATGGTTGACATCGTTCAACCTACCGACAAAACTGTGGATGCGCTAATGAAGCTTGACTTGGCGGCGGGTGTTGACGTTCAAATTGCTTTGGGTTAATGCACATAAACACCCAACCCATTAATATAAGATATAAAGAGGTCTAAAATGGCGATCGGTTTAGTCGGTAAAAAATGCGGCATGACCCGTGTCTTCACTGAAGCAGGCGCATCTATCCCTGTAACAGTAGTTGAGATCAGTGCGAACCGTATTACTCAAGTAAAAAATACTGATGTAGATGGCTATCAAGCCATTCAAGTTACCACAGGTACCCGTCGTGACAGCCGCGTAACAGCCGCACAAAAAGGTCACTTCGCTAAAGCTGGCGTTGCCGCTGGTCGTGGTGTTTGGGAATTTCGTGCCAATGACAGCGATCTTGAAGGTCGTGAGATTGGTGGTGAGATCCTAGCTGACTTGTTCGAACAAGGTCAGATGGTTGATGTCACAGGAAGCAGTAAAGGTAAAGGTTTTCAAGGTCCTGTAAAACGTCATAACTTTAGCATGCAAGATGCTACTCATGGTAACTCAGTATCTCATCGTGCACATGGTTCAACTGGTCAAAACCAGTCACCAGGTAAAGTATTCAAAGGCAAAAAGATGGCGGGTCAGATGGGTAACAAGCGTGTTACTGTTCAAGGCCTAGAAGTGATTTCGGTTGATGCCGAAAAAGGGTTACTTGTCATCAAGGGTGCTATCCCAGGTGCCACCGGTGGCGATGTCATCGTACGTCCGTCAGTCAAAGCCTAAGCAAGGGGATTAACGTGGATTTAAAAACAGTTACAGGGGCGGCAGTTGAGCTTTCTGATACGGCTTTCGGTCGTGAATTCAACGAAGCACTAGTGCATCAAGTCGTCACCGCATATCTTGCTGGTGCTCGCCAAGGTACACGCGCTCAAAAAACCCGTGCCGAAGTTTCTGGTGGTGGCATTAAGCCATGGCGCCAAAAAGGTACTGGTCGTGCTCGTGCAGGTTCTATTCGTAGCCCAATCTGGCGTGGGGGCGGTCGTGCATTCGCGGCTAAGCCACAAGATTGGTCACAGAAAGTTAACCGTAAGATGTATCGCGGTGCGATGCAGTGTATCCTAGCCGAATTGATTCGCCAAGAGCGTCTGATTTTGGTTGAAGAGATAAGCGTTTCTGGTCCTAAGACCAAAGAGCTGATCGCAAAGTTAAATGAGCTTGGTGCACCTCGTGCATTGATCGTCACTAAAGAAGTTGACGAGAACTTATACTTAGCTGCTCGCAACATCCCACATGTCAATGTACTTGATACAAGTGAAGTGGATCCAGTGAGCTTGATTGCTTTTGACAAAGTAATCATGTCAGTTGAAGCTGCGAAACAATTTGAGGAAGCACTAGCATGAACAACGCAAGACTTTATCAGATCCTAAGAGGACCTGTATTCTCAGAGAAATCTCAAATGCTTGGCGACTCACTTGGTGTGCAGGTATTTAAAATTGACTCTAAGGCTACTAAGCTTGAAGTTAAGAAAGCAGTTGAGATGATGTTTGAAGGTGTTGAAGTTTTAAAAGTAAACACATTGAATGTTAAAGGTAAGACAAAGCGTTTTGGTAAAAGTATCGGCCGTCGTAACGACTATAAAAAAGCCTATGTTACCTTAAAAGCTGGTCAAGATGTACAAATGGCTGATGCTGGTGAAGAGGTCGCAAATACGACTGCTTCTACTAGTGAAACAGCGAATAACGAATAAGGATTACACTCATGCCTATCGTAAGAGCAAAGCCAACATCACCAGGCCGTCGTTTTGTTGAAAAAGTAGTGCATCCACACCTTTATAAAGGTCGTCCGTTTGCAGCGCTTCTAGAATCAAAAAGCAAGACCGGTGGTCGTAACAATAATGGTCGTATCACTACTCGTCACATCGGCGGTGGTCATAAGCAACATTATCGTATTATCGATTTCAAACGTACTAAAGACAATATCCCAGCAACGGTAGAGCGTATTGAATACGATCCTAACCGTACTGCTCATATTGCTTTGCTTAAGTACGCTGACGGCGAACGTCGTTATATTATCGCTGCTAAAAAGCAAGCAGTTGGCGATACTGTAATGTCAGGTGAATTATCACCAATTCGTCCAGGTAACTGTTTACCGCTGAAAAACATACCACTAGGTACTGTGATCCATAATATCGAACTTAAAATCGGTAAAGGCGCACAGATGGCTCGTGCTGCGGGTGCTAGCGTTCAGCTACTAGGTCGTGACGGTATTTACGCAATTCTTCGTTTGCGTTCTGGCGAAACTCGCCGCGTACACGTAAATTGCCGTGCTGTTATCGGTGAAGTTTCTAATACTGAAAACAACTTGAAATCACTTGGTAAAGCCGGTGCTTCACGTTGGAGAGGTATTCGTCCTTCTGTTCGTGGTGTCGCGATGAACCCGGTTGATCACCCACACGGTGGTGGTGAAGGTCGTAATAAAGGTCGCCATCCTACTAGCCCTTGGGGTCAGAAGTCTAAAGGACTTAAAACGCGTAACAATAAGCGTACTGACAGTATGATCATCCGCCGCCGCGCCAAGAAGAAATAAAGGAAGAATTTCATGCCTCGTTCATTGAAAAAAGGTCCATTCATAGACGCGCATTTATTTGCTAAAGTTGAAACTGCATTAGAAACCAACTCACGCAAACCAATTAAAACTTGGTCGCGCCGCTCGATGATTCTGCCACAAATGGTTGGCCTAACTTTATCTGTTCACAATGGCCGTACTCATGTACCGGTTATCGTGAGTGAACAGATGGTTGGTCATAAACTAGGTGAATTTGCCCCGACTCGTACATATCGTGGTCACGGCATTGACAAGAAAGCTAAGAGATAAGGTGCTTACCATGGAAGTAACTGCAAAATTACGCGGTGCCGCCATATCGGCACAAAAAGTTAGACTCGTTGCTGATGAAGTTCGTGGCAAATCTATTGAGCGTGCTTTGGATATCCTAACGTATAGCAATAAAAAAGGCGCGGTTTTTGTTAAGAAATGTCTTAACTCAGCCATCGCCAATGCTGAAAACAACAACGGTTTAGATATCGATACCCTTAAAGTATCAACCATCTACGTTGATGAAGGCATTACGCTAAAACGTATCCTACCACGTGCTAAAGGTCGCGCTGATCGTATCAGCAAGCGTACCTGTCACATCACTATAAAGGTAGGGGAATAAGTTATGGGACAAAAAGTACATCCAATCGGAATTCGTCTTGGTGTTGTAAAAAAGCATAACGCAAACTGGTATGCTAGCCCTAAACAATACTCAGAATACCTAATCAACGACATTCAGGTTCGTGAATATCTGCGCAAGAAACTAGATAGTGCTATGATTAGCAAGATCATGATCGAGCGTCCTACTGGTGCTGCTAAGATTACCATCGCCACTGCGCGTCCTGGTATCGTTATCGGTAAGAAAGGCGAAGATATTGAAAGACTTCAAAAAGAATTGACCAAAATGATGGGCGTACCTGCTCAGGTCAACATTGAAGAAATCACCTCGCCTGATCTTGATGCTCATTTGGTAGCGGAAGGTATCGCAAGCCAGCTTGAGCGTCGTGTTATGTTCCGTCGTGCTATGAAGCGCGCCGTACAGAACAGTATGCGTTCAGGTGCTAAAGGTATTAAAGTTGAGCTGTCTGGCCGTCTTGGCGGTGCTGAGATTGCTCGTACTGAATGGTACCGTGAAGGTCGTGTGCCACTGCATACACTACGCGCTGATATCGACTATTCGTCAGTACGTGCAGAAACCACTTACGGCACTATCGGTGTAAAAGTTTGGATTTTCCGTGGTGAAATTCTTGACGGTATGAACAGTGTTTATAACCCCGTTA
This window of the Psychrobacter arcticus 273-4 genome carries:
- the rpsJ gene encoding 30S ribosomal protein S10; the protein is MANQRIRIRLKSFDHRLIDQSAQEIVDTAKRTGAQVCGPVPLPTRIERFNVLTSPHVNKDARDQYEIRTHKRMVDIVQPTDKTVDALMKLDLAAGVDVQIALG
- the rplC gene encoding 50S ribosomal protein L3 codes for the protein MAIGLVGKKCGMTRVFTEAGASIPVTVVEISANRITQVKNTDVDGYQAIQVTTGTRRDSRVTAAQKGHFAKAGVAAGRGVWEFRANDSDLEGREIGGEILADLFEQGQMVDVTGSSKGKGFQGPVKRHNFSMQDATHGNSVSHRAHGSTGQNQSPGKVFKGKKMAGQMGNKRVTVQGLEVISVDAEKGLLVIKGAIPGATGGDVIVRPSVKA
- the rplD gene encoding 50S ribosomal protein L4, with the translated sequence MDLKTVTGAAVELSDTAFGREFNEALVHQVVTAYLAGARQGTRAQKTRAEVSGGGIKPWRQKGTGRARAGSIRSPIWRGGGRAFAAKPQDWSQKVNRKMYRGAMQCILAELIRQERLILVEEISVSGPKTKELIAKLNELGAPRALIVTKEVDENLYLAARNIPHVNVLDTSEVDPVSLIAFDKVIMSVEAAKQFEEALA
- the rplW gene encoding 50S ribosomal protein L23, which translates into the protein MNNARLYQILRGPVFSEKSQMLGDSLGVQVFKIDSKATKLEVKKAVEMMFEGVEVLKVNTLNVKGKTKRFGKSIGRRNDYKKAYVTLKAGQDVQMADAGEEVANTTASTSETANNE
- the rplB gene encoding 50S ribosomal protein L2 translates to MPIVRAKPTSPGRRFVEKVVHPHLYKGRPFAALLESKSKTGGRNNNGRITTRHIGGGHKQHYRIIDFKRTKDNIPATVERIEYDPNRTAHIALLKYADGERRYIIAAKKQAVGDTVMSGELSPIRPGNCLPLKNIPLGTVIHNIELKIGKGAQMARAAGASVQLLGRDGIYAILRLRSGETRRVHVNCRAVIGEVSNTENNLKSLGKAGASRWRGIRPSVRGVAMNPVDHPHGGGEGRNKGRHPTSPWGQKSKGLKTRNNKRTDSMIIRRRAKKK
- the rpsS gene encoding 30S ribosomal protein S19, whose amino-acid sequence is MPRSLKKGPFIDAHLFAKVETALETNSRKPIKTWSRRSMILPQMVGLTLSVHNGRTHVPVIVSEQMVGHKLGEFAPTRTYRGHGIDKKAKR
- the rplV gene encoding 50S ribosomal protein L22, with the protein product MEVTAKLRGAAISAQKVRLVADEVRGKSIERALDILTYSNKKGAVFVKKCLNSAIANAENNNGLDIDTLKVSTIYVDEGITLKRILPRAKGRADRISKRTCHITIKVGE
- the rpsC gene encoding 30S ribosomal protein S3 — translated: MGQKVHPIGIRLGVVKKHNANWYASPKQYSEYLINDIQVREYLRKKLDSAMISKIMIERPTGAAKITIATARPGIVIGKKGEDIERLQKELTKMMGVPAQVNIEEITSPDLDAHLVAEGIASQLERRVMFRRAMKRAVQNSMRSGAKGIKVELSGRLGGAEIARTEWYREGRVPLHTLRADIDYSSVRAETTYGTIGVKVWIFRGEILDGMNSVYNPVKEEQTRAPKRRGRGNGNRRNTDRG